Part of the Planctomycetota bacterium genome, GCACGCCCGGCGAGGGCGGCACCAAGCTGGCGCTGGGCAGTCACAACGCCCGCAGCATTGCGGCCACCCTGGCGGCGGCTGAGCAGCTGGGCCTGCCCCCCGCCGCCATCGAGTTGCAGATGCTGCATGGCATGGCCGACGCGCTGAAGTCCGCGGTGGCCGAGATGGGCCTGCGCATCCGCGAATATGTGCCGGTGGGCGAGATGATCCCCGGCATGGCGTACCTGGTGCGCCGCCTGCTGGAGAACACCAGCAACGAGAGCTGGCTCAAGGCCGGCTTCATGGACAACGCCGACGCGTCGCTGCTGCTGGCCTCGCCCCACGCGAAGGCCGCACCGGCCTTGACCGCCGAGGCGCGCCTGGAGCAGGCCGCCCAAAAGCACCAGCTCTCCGAGGGCCGCGGAGAGATTGGCAACGGACTTCCCTTCTTCACCGAGCCCTGCCGCAACTTCTCCATTGCCCAGACACGCGAGAGCTTTGCCGCCGCCATTCGCGGCGCCGCAGTTCCGACGGGCGCCCGGAATGTGACCGCCCAGACCGCGCGAGACGCCGTGGGCCTGCTCGCGGCGGCCTATCCGGCGTGGCGCGACCGCCCCTTCACGCAGCGCGCCGACGCGTTGGTCAAGGCGGCGGCAGCCATGCGCGCCCGGCGCGACGAATTGTGCGGCGTCATCATTCGCGAAGCGGGCAAGACCTGGCGCGAGGCCGACGGCGACGTCTGCGAGGCGATCGACTTCTGCGAGTACTACGCGCGGCAGGCCGCAGGACTGTTCGACCGCAAGCGCCTGGGCCGCTTCGTGGGCGAGCTCGATGAAGTCACCTACCAGCCGCGCGGCGTCTGCGCCGTGATCAGTCCGTGGAATTTCCCCCTGGCGATCTGCTGCGGCATGACCGTGGCGGCGCTGGTCACCGGCAACACGGTGGCCGTGAAGCCCGCGGAACAGACGGTGGGCATCGCGAAAGTGATGTGCGAGATTCTGTGGAGCGCCGGCGTTCCCCGCGAATGCCTGGCGTTCCTGCCGGGTCTTGGCGAGGAAGTCGGCGCGGCCCTGGTGCGCGACCCGCGGGTGGCGCTGATCGCCTTCACCGGAAGCAAGGGCGTGGGACTGGACATCATCCAGGCCTGCGGCACAGTGGCGCCGGGCCAGGAATCCGTGAAGAAAGTGGTCTGCGAGATGGGCGGCAAGAACGCAATCATCGTGGACGCCAGCGCCGACCTGGACGAAGCCGTACTTGGTGTGCGCCAAAGCGCCTTCGGCTTCAGCGGCCAGAAATGCTCCGCGTGCAGTCGGGTGATCGTGGTCGACAGCGCACACGATGCGTTCCTGCACCGGCTGGTCGAGGCCACGCGGTGCCTGACCGTGGGCGATCCGATGCTGCCGGGAACCGACGTCGGTCCGGTGATCGACCAGGAAGCGGCAACAAAAATTCGGAGCTACATCGAGATAGGCAAGAGCGAAGGCAAACTTGAACTGCAGTTGCCAGTCGCGGCCGGGCTTGAGGAACGGGTCGGCAAGCCCTTCGTCTCCCCCACCATCTTCAGCGGCATCCGGCCTGAGCACCGACTGGCCAACGAGGAAATCTTCGGGCCGGTGCTCGCCGTGATTCGCGCCAAGGACTTCGAGGAGGCGCTCCGGATCGCCAACTCCACCGCCTACAAATTGACCGGCGGCATCTTCTCGCGCAAGCCGAGCCACCTTGAGCGGGCCAAGCGCGACTACCGCGTCGGCAACCTCTACATCAACCGCGGCATCACCGGTGCCCTGGTGGGACGGCAGCCTTTCGGCGGCTTCGGTATGAGCGGCGTGGGCAGCAAAGCCGGCGGCGCCGACTACCTGTTGCAGTTCACGGAGCCTCGCGCGATCTGCGAGAACACGATGCGCCGCGGCTTCGCTCCCGGCATGGAATAAATTTTCTACGCGCTTGCCGTCACGATCAGCGGCTCCGCGGTCGGGCGGAAACGGTCGAGAATCCGGTATTGCACCGCCTCGGCGATGTCCTGGGCCCGGATCGAATCGGCGCCGTCCAGATCCGCGATGGTGCGGCCGACCCTGCGGATCTTGTCGTAGGCCCGGGCGCTAAGGCCCAGTTCCGTCATCGCCTGCTGCACGATGGAGCGACCCTCATCGTCCAGCGCGGCCACGCGGTCGAGCGCCGCTCCGGCCAGCCGTGAGTTGGGAATCGATCCCTGCCGCTTCGCGCCTCGCTCTCTCGCCGCAAGCACTCGCTCGCGCAGCTCCGCCGTTCCGGTCGCAGCCCGCGTGCCCGACAGCGCGGCGAACGAGACGGCACGAACCTCCACATGCAGATCGATGCGGTCGATCACGGGTCCGCTCAGTCGCGAAAGATATTGCTCCACGGCGCGTCGCGAACCCTGGCCCAGGTCGCCGCGAGCGGTTGGA contains:
- a CDS encoding proline dehydrogenase family protein; this translates as MGLFSKRPKAASAVSVAASADPTLEALIQAKGRAILERARSRKSGMLSAQFWSDKLMDWSMKDAAFKVQLFRFVDAFPMLKTADQVHEHLTDYLTQPGVKLPPGLDLGLKAGGLAKGLMTKTMSNQITGMAEKFIAGTDAKSALPQLERMWKEGVAFSVDLLGEACVSDEEAAAYQAKYLDLVRNLPRAVAAWPANERLERDHLGPIARTNVSIKISSLYARTDPIDSEGCLRGLMTHLRPILEAAVEHKVLVNFDMEQFALKDLTMELFMRCCEAVPFEAGLAMQAYLRSGDDDARRIATWAKRTGRVVTVRLVKGAYWDYETIHAEQQGWPCPVWSTKAQTDACFERMQKIYLEHCPRTPGEGGTKLALGSHNARSIAATLAAAEQLGLPPAAIELQMLHGMADALKSAVAEMGLRIREYVPVGEMIPGMAYLVRRLLENTSNESWLKAGFMDNADASLLLASPHAKAAPALTAEARLEQAAQKHQLSEGRGEIGNGLPFFTEPCRNFSIAQTRESFAAAIRGAAVPTGARNVTAQTARDAVGLLAAAYPAWRDRPFTQRADALVKAAAAMRARRDELCGVIIREAGKTWREADGDVCEAIDFCEYYARQAAGLFDRKRLGRFVGELDEVTYQPRGVCAVISPWNFPLAICCGMTVAALVTGNTVAVKPAEQTVGIAKVMCEILWSAGVPRECLAFLPGLGEEVGAALVRDPRVALIAFTGSKGVGLDIIQACGTVAPGQESVKKVVCEMGGKNAIIVDASADLDEAVLGVRQSAFGFSGQKCSACSRVIVVDSAHDAFLHRLVEATRCLTVGDPMLPGTDVGPVIDQEAATKIRSYIEIGKSEGKLELQLPVAAGLEERVGKPFVSPTIFSGIRPEHRLANEEIFGPVLAVIRAKDFEEALRIANSTAYKLTGGIFSRKPSHLERAKRDYRVGNLYINRGITGALVGRQPFGGFGMSGVGSKAGGADYLLQFTEPRAICENTMRRGFAPGME